CTGCCCAACTACAACACGATGGGCGTGGCGAAGGCGGCGCTGGAGGCCAACGTGCGCTACATGGCGGCATCGCTCGGGCCGGAGGGCACCCGCGTCAACGGCATCAGCGCCGGTCCGATCAAGACACTGGCGGCATCGGGCATCGCCGGCTTCTCCACCATGCTCAAGAAGTTCGCTGACGCCACACCGATGAAGCGCGGCATCACGGCCGACGAGGTGGGCAACGTGGCCGCGTTCCTGCTATCAGACTGGGCGAGCGCGATGACCGGCGAAATCCTCTACGTCGACAACGGTTTCTCGCACATGGCAACCGGCCTAGACGACGGCGGCGAAAAGCCCAAGGAATAGGGCTACCGCGTTCTGCGCGCTCAGATGAGCGCCAGTTTCCGGATCAACTCGCGTTTCAATGGCGGCACCAGTTGCAGGGCCGTCAGGCCCAGGCCGCGCGGCACATCGGCCAGCCAGCCACCGCGATCAAAACCATAGGCCAGCGCACCGGAGAACCCAATGCGCAGCACACGATCGATACCTCGGGCACGGGCGTAGCGGCTGAGCGCCGCAGCAATCGCGGGCGCACCACTCGTGCCGCTGACCGTTTGCAGGCAATCAGCTAACTCCATCGCATCGCGCAGACCAAGGTTGAGCCCCTGGGCTGCGACCGGATGCAGGCCCTGGGCGGCGTTGCCAATCGCCACCACGCAGCCGCTGGCGCGCGGCTCTACCACCCGCCACAGTAACGGGTAGCTGCTGGCCTTCGCCTGCACGGCAAGCTCGCCCAGGCAGCCGCCGGCGGCCACGTTGATTTCGGCTTGCAGCGATTTGGCGTCAAGCTGCAGCAGCCGTTCACCCTCGACCTGCGGTCGAGCCGAGATCATTGTCCACTGCTGGTCAGCCCGTGGCACCAGGGCCAGCGCACCGCCTGCCGTAAAGCGCTCAATCGCCACGCCGGGCCGCGGGCGTGCGGCACTGACGCGGGTGATCACGGCGAGCTGCCCGGAGTTGCGCTCGATACGCCGGAACTCGGGCAACAGATCAGAGCCCGCGCCATCGGCCAGCACCACACAGTCCGCGCGCAGCGATTCGCCAGTTTCGAGGCGTGCAACGGCATGCGTGCCTTCATGACGAACCGCAACTGCTTTCGCGCTGTAGAGGATGTTGATCGCGGCTGCGTTGGCCGCGTCGTCGAAAGCGGTCTTCAGAGCCGGATACGGGCTGGCGGCACCGAGCATAGGTGCGCCAACCTCGCGAGCGTCGAGCCGCAGCAGGCCAAAAGCGCCCCGCTGACTGACTTCAACCTCGTGAATCGGCGCCCGCTGGCCGTCCGGCACCGTCACGCCGATCCGCTTCAGGAAGCGCCACGATGCCGCGGACAGCGCGATGTTGCGATCGCCAAAGGTCTGCTGACCACGCGGCGCCGCTTCGAGCACGGTGATGTCGCTGGTGACGCCGCGCTCGCGCAACGCGAGCGCCGCAGCCAGCCCGACCGGACCGCCACCGATGATCAGCACTTTCACGGCAATGCGCCAGCTCGACTACGCCGCTAGCGTGCGCAGGCTGCCTCGACCTCGGCCACCGTCTTCGGCGTCTTGATCGTGAGATTCTCGTTGCCGTCCGCCGTGATCAGCACGTCGTCTTCAATGCGCACCCCAATGTTCCAGAAGTGTTCCGGCACGTCGGCATCGGGGCGGATGTACAGGCCCGGCTCGTTGGTCAGCACCATGCCTGGCTTGAGGGTCTGCCAGATGCCCTTTTTGCGATAGTCACCGGCATCGTGCACGTCCATGCCGATCCAGTGGCCCGCGCGGTGCATATAAAACTTGGTGTAGGTCTTTTCCTCAATGACCTGATCGAGCGTGCCCTTGAGCAAGCCTAGGTCCAGCATGCGCTGCGAGAGCACGCGGATGGCCACTTCGTGATATTCGTTGAACGGATTTCCCGGCTTTAACGCCTCCATGCAGGCCAGCTCGGCGTCGAGCACTGCCTGATACACGTCCCGCTGCGGCCCGGTGAATTTGCCGTTGACCGGGAAGGTGCGCGTGATGTCGCTGGCGTAGCCGGCATATTCGCAGCCGGCGTCGATCAACAACATATCGCCGTCCTGCATCTTGCGGTTGCTGTCGTTGTAGTGCAGCACACAGGCGTTCGGGCCACTCGCCACGATGTGGTTGTACGCGGGGGTACGCGCACCGAAGCGGATGAACTCATGCGCGATCTCCGCTTCCACTTCGTACTCGAACTGCCCCGGCCGCGCAAAGCGCATCGCACGAGCGTGCGCCTGCGATGCGATTTCGGCGGCGCGACGCATCAGCGTGATCTCGTGGCTGTCCTTGATCAGGCGCATGTCATCGAGCACCGCGCGGATGTCAACGACTGTGTTCGGTGAAGACACGCCGGTACGAGCCATCCCACGCACGGCGTTGATGGCGGCAGCGATTTCGGCGTCCCAGGTAGCGGTCATGCCGACGGGCGTATGCACGGCCGCGCGGTCGCTCATCAGCTTCGGCAGTTCTTCTTTCAGCTTTTCGATCGGCAACGCCTCATCGAAACGGAAGATCTCTCGTGCTGCATCGGGGCCGTAGCGATAGCCGTCCCAGATCTCGCGTTCCAGATTTTTCTCGCGGCAGAACAGGATCGCCTTGCGCTCGTTGCCACCGACCAGAACGAGCACGGCCTCGGGCTCGGCAAAACCGGTCAGGTAGTAGAAGTAGCTGTCGTGGCGGTAGAGAAAGCCGGTGTCGCGGTTGCGCAGCACTTCTGGTGCTGTCGGAATGATCGCGATATCGTCGCCGATAGCGGCGAATACGCGGTCGCGACGCGCGACGTACGGGGATGTGTCAACGAGCGCGTTCATGGCAAATGACAAAATAGCGTCATGGATGAAGCCCACGATTATAGGTTTGGCCCGGTGCTGGAGCCGGAGCCAGGCGAGCAGGAGCCTGCCGGCGAAATTGCCGTAGCCGAGTTGCCGGTGCAGGAAGACATCGTCGTCGCTGCCGAAACTGAAACCAGCATCAAGCCGCAGTTGCGCGCCGAGGTGCGGGCAAAACGCGACGCGATGAGCGACCGCGAACGCAATGCCGGGGCGCGTCGCATCGTCGAGCGCCTGCTGCACCACCCCGACGTGCATCGCGCCAAGACGGTACTGCTGTACGCCCACCACGGCTCCGAGGTTGCCACCGACGATCTGGCCAAGGAGCTGATCAAGCGCGGCAAGGCGGTGGCCTACCCGAAGATGACGACAGTGGTCGGCCTGATGACGCTGTGGCGGGTGAAAAACCTCGACGCCCTGATTCCACACAAACATGGCATTCGCGCCCCGGACGTGACACGCTCGGCACCGATTGAGCCGCTGGCACTGGATTGCGTGATCTATCCCGGCATCGCATTCACCCGCGGACTGTTGCGTCTTGGACAGGGTGGCGGCTACTACGACCGGCTGTCAGCAAAACTCGCCGACAACTGCGCCCGCATCGGCATCTGCTTCGAATCGCAGCTTGTCGATTCGCTGCCGCAGCACGACCATGATGCCAGCGTGCACTGGGTTGTCACCGAGGCGACGGTGTATCCGTATGTTCCCGATCCGCCGGTGATTGCCCCGGTTGCGGTACCGGCCTCGCCCAACGCGGGCGCTGCTGATTCACCGCCGTTCGACCCATCTGCCATCGTCGCTGTTGCACCATCGGACGAACAGTCCACCGTGCCGACGGTAAATTCCGATTCACCTCCTGATCCAGCCCAATCGCCATGACCGCCATCCGCATCGACGGCAACGTACTCGCCGCCAAAGTTCGTGACCGCATCGCGGCCGAAGTCTCAGCGCTCAAGGCGCGTGGGGTAACGCCCGGTCTGGCCGTAGTGCTGGTGGGCGAAGACGCGGCCTCGCAGGTTTATGTGCGCAACAAGGTGGCGGCCTGCGCCAAGGTCGGCATGCACAGCGTGATGCACAAGCTGCCAGCGGCGACCACCGAGGCAGAACTGCTGGCGCTGATTGATTCGCTCAACCGCGACGCCACGATCCACGGCATCCTCGTGCAACTGCCGCTGCCCAAGCACATCGCCGAAAAGAAGGTGCTCGAAGCGGTCGCCGCGCACAAGGATGTTGACGGCTTCCATGCCGAAAACGTCGGCGCACTGATGATTGGTGAACCGCGCTTTGTCAGTTGTACCCCGGCCGGTTGCATGGAGATGCTGCGCGACATCGGCATGACCGATCTGCGCGGCAAGCACGCCGTAGTGGTCGGTCGCAGCAACATCGTCGGCAAGCCGATGGCCATGCTGCTGCTGCACGCCAACGCCACCGTCACCATTTGCCACAGCGGCACCAAAGACCTCGCCGCGCAATGCCGGCAGGCCGACATCCTGGTCGCCGCCGTCGGCAGACCACGTTTCATCAAGGCCGACATGGTGAAGCCGGGGGCAGTGGTGATCGACGTCGGCATCAACCGCTTGCCTGAAAGCGAGGGTGGCAAGCTGGTCGGCGACGTCGATTTCGATGCGGTCAACGAAGTGGCGGGCTATCTGACGCCAGTGCCAGGCGGTGTTGGTCCGATGACCATCACCATGCTGCTGCAGAACACGCTGGTCGCGGCGAACCGCGCGTAGCCACTACGCTTTCGGCGGCAGGATCGCCTGCAGCGGGTGTTGCAGCAGACGACGTAGCACCAACCCTTGCAGCAGCCGACGCATGCCAGGCTTCAGGCCGTGCGAGCGCAAGGCCATCGAGAACGCCAGTGCAAAGCTCACTGCCAGATTGAGTACACCCATCGAGGCGATGCCACCGACAGCCCACCAAAATGGCGCGGTCAGCATCGTATCGAAGCCCAGTACACCGACCGACGCAGCCACTGAGCCCGTACTCAGCGTGACGTGACGGACATCGAGCGGAATGCCAATGAAAGCCAGCACCGTGGGGACCAGCCCCAGCATCAAGCCGAGCGACACGTTGGCGGCAACACCGGCGACATGCTTCTTCGCGAAATCGGCAATCGCCTGTGCCCGGACTGCACCAAACACCCACTTCAGGCGACGCTGATAGGCCAGGGCATCATGCAGCCGATGCAGTGCAAACCAGTTGTCGGCCCAACCTGCAGTGAGGCTCGATAGCCACAGCAACACGCCGGTGAACGCCGCATAAATGGGGGTCGGCCCGAGCAACGAAAACGAAGCAATGGTCGCTTCGGCTTTCTCCTTCGACAGCAAATTGCCACCGAAGGTATGGAGCACCAGCAGCTGCGCACCCAGCGCAACCGGAAACACGATGGCCAGGTTGCCGCTGATCGCCGCCATCTGCGAACGGATCAATGCAATCGTCTCGTCAACGAACGCCGCTCGGCCCTCCGGCCTGGTGACATCATCGAGCTTCTGCGCCAGTGCCGGTGCCGTCATGGCTGGCTGCTTGGTCGCCAGCGTGAAGTGGGCAAAGTGGATCGCCAGAAAACTGCCGACATAGTCGAGCGAAAACAGCACGCCCTCGACGAACTTGTTCAGATGCAGCGCAGCGATGAAAAACTTCAGGTAGACGGTGCCCGCCGTCAGCAATCCGCCGCCCGCCGCCATGCGCCACATGCCGAAGTAGTCGCGGCGGGTGCGGGCGATGTAGTGCTCGCCGGTTTCGGCGCTGCGCTCGACCACCTTGCGGCCCAGCAGCTGATAGGTCTCACCAAGCAAGGCACGCACGCTGCTGCGCTGCTGGTTGGCGGTGATCAGCTGCGCCACCAGCGCCGTGTGCGCGGTCAGTCCACCCTGGCCAGTCCAGACCGCCAGCAACTGCTCCACGCGCTCAATGCGCAGGCGTGTGCGCTCCACCTGAAACACCACATCCACCGAGACGCCGAAACGCTCCAGATGGTCATAAACGCTGTTCACTGCGGTGCGGGCACGCTCGAGAGCTGCGCGCAACTGGTTGAGCAGTTGCAGCCGCTGTTCGCTGCCACTTTCGCTGTGGATCAGTTCGTGCGCGAGGCGCGGCAACTGCATCAGCACTCGCGTGCTTTCCTGCGGTGAATCGAGTCGCATGCGGGTCGGCGCTTCCAGCGCGGCGGC
This is a stretch of genomic DNA from Casimicrobium huifangae. It encodes these proteins:
- a CDS encoding FAD-dependent oxidoreductase; protein product: MKVLIIGGGPVGLAAALALRERGVTSDITVLEAAPRGQQTFGDRNIALSAASWRFLKRIGVTVPDGQRAPIHEVEVSQRGAFGLLRLDAREVGAPMLGAASPYPALKTAFDDAANAAAINILYSAKAVAVRHEGTHAVARLETGESLRADCVVLADGAGSDLLPEFRRIERNSGQLAVITRVSAARPRPGVAIERFTAGGALALVPRADQQWTMISARPQVEGERLLQLDAKSLQAEINVAAGGCLGELAVQAKASSYPLLWRVVEPRASGCVVAIGNAAQGLHPVAAQGLNLGLRDAMELADCLQTVSGTSGAPAIAAALSRYARARGIDRVLRIGFSGALAYGFDRGGWLADVPRGLGLTALQLVPPLKRELIRKLALI
- the pepP gene encoding Xaa-Pro aminopeptidase; the protein is MNALVDTSPYVARRDRVFAAIGDDIAIIPTAPEVLRNRDTGFLYRHDSYFYYLTGFAEPEAVLVLVGGNERKAILFCREKNLEREIWDGYRYGPDAAREIFRFDEALPIEKLKEELPKLMSDRAAVHTPVGMTATWDAEIAAAINAVRGMARTGVSSPNTVVDIRAVLDDMRLIKDSHEITLMRRAAEIASQAHARAMRFARPGQFEYEVEAEIAHEFIRFGARTPAYNHIVASGPNACVLHYNDSNRKMQDGDMLLIDAGCEYAGYASDITRTFPVNGKFTGPQRDVYQAVLDAELACMEALKPGNPFNEYHEVAIRVLSQRMLDLGLLKGTLDQVIEEKTYTKFYMHRAGHWIGMDVHDAGDYRKKGIWQTLKPGMVLTNEPGLYIRPDADVPEHFWNIGVRIEDDVLITADGNENLTIKTPKTVAEVEAACAR
- a CDS encoding 5-formyltetrahydrofolate cyclo-ligase; the protein is MDEAHDYRFGPVLEPEPGEQEPAGEIAVAELPVQEDIVVAAETETSIKPQLRAEVRAKRDAMSDRERNAGARRIVERLLHHPDVHRAKTVLLYAHHGSEVATDDLAKELIKRGKAVAYPKMTTVVGLMTLWRVKNLDALIPHKHGIRAPDVTRSAPIEPLALDCVIYPGIAFTRGLLRLGQGGGYYDRLSAKLADNCARIGICFESQLVDSLPQHDHDASVHWVVTEATVYPYVPDPPVIAPVAVPASPNAGAADSPPFDPSAIVAVAPSDEQSTVPTVNSDSPPDPAQSP
- the folD gene encoding bifunctional methylenetetrahydrofolate dehydrogenase/methenyltetrahydrofolate cyclohydrolase FolD; protein product: MTAIRIDGNVLAAKVRDRIAAEVSALKARGVTPGLAVVLVGEDAASQVYVRNKVAACAKVGMHSVMHKLPAATTEAELLALIDSLNRDATIHGILVQLPLPKHIAEKKVLEAVAAHKDVDGFHAENVGALMIGEPRFVSCTPAGCMEMLRDIGMTDLRGKHAVVVGRSNIVGKPMAMLLLHANATVTICHSGTKDLAAQCRQADILVAAVGRPRFIKADMVKPGAVVIDVGINRLPESEGGKLVGDVDFDAVNEVAGYLTPVPGGVGPMTITMLLQNTLVAANRA
- a CDS encoding site-specific recombinase, coding for MQLNFLARWRAARDASHQLDLLLAQADASAPLAARNEWLMELGYWLRKPVPASSESATAFAEHTRLRLLLQVLDRNSEQAKRFAACLRSILRDNDARSLFADTGMAARPGLAGELVARLQTKVLPVAPNRAELADVFALLFISEHDAEWVAALDEGLIARLAQILDGDDDHASVLSTLGAALSDSIALLSSQIAAAALEAPTRMRLDSPQESTRVLMQLPRLAHELIHSESGSEQRLQLLNQLRAALERARTAVNSVYDHLERFGVSVDVVFQVERTRLRIERVEQLLAVWTGQGGLTAHTALVAQLITANQQRSSVRALLGETYQLLGRKVVERSAETGEHYIARTRRDYFGMWRMAAGGGLLTAGTVYLKFFIAALHLNKFVEGVLFSLDYVGSFLAIHFAHFTLATKQPAMTAPALAQKLDDVTRPEGRAAFVDETIALIRSQMAAISGNLAIVFPVALGAQLLVLHTFGGNLLSKEKAEATIASFSLLGPTPIYAAFTGVLLWLSSLTAGWADNWFALHRLHDALAYQRRLKWVFGAVRAQAIADFAKKHVAGVAANVSLGLMLGLVPTVLAFIGIPLDVRHVTLSTGSVAASVGVLGFDTMLTAPFWWAVGGIASMGVLNLAVSFALAFSMALRSHGLKPGMRRLLQGLVLRRLLQHPLQAILPPKA